In Aegilops tauschii subsp. strangulata cultivar AL8/78 chromosome 3, Aet v6.0, whole genome shotgun sequence, one genomic interval encodes:
- the LOC109735514 gene encoding uncharacterized protein: MAARLAQLRTKAAQAAEFASKHGGAYYKEAMEKNKQYVVQPPSVEKCQELSKQLFYTRLASLPGRYEALWKEVDGVKQLWKNRKELKVEDLGIATLFGVELYAWFCVGEIAGRGFTLTGYKV, translated from the exons atggcggcgaggcTCGCGCAGCTGCGGACCAAGGCGGCGCAGGCGGCGGAATTCGCCTCGAAGCACGGCGGCGCCTACTACAAGGAGGCGATGGAGAAGAACAAGCAGTACGTCGTGCAGCCTCCCTCCGTGGAGAAGTGCCAGGAGCTCTCCAAGCAGCTCTTCTACACGCGCCTCGCGAG TCTACCAGGCCGCTATGAAGCATTGTGGAAAGAGGTTGATGGTGTCAAGCAGCTTTGGAAGAACAGGAAGGAGCTCAAGGTGGAGGACCTTGGAATTGCAACACTGTTTGGGGTTGAGCTTTATGCATGGTTCTGCGTAGGCGAGATTGCAGGCAGAGGATTCACCTTAACCGGCTATAAGGTCTGA